The following are encoded together in the Cynocephalus volans isolate mCynVol1 chromosome 4, mCynVol1.pri, whole genome shotgun sequence genome:
- the LOC134376531 gene encoding olfactory receptor 5D18-like has translation MSLSDRNRSGATFMLSGFSDSPQLQVPLFLIFLAIYSVTVVGNLGMIIIIKTNPKLHTPMYFFLSHLAFVDFCYSSTVAPKTLLNLIVKDRTISFSGCAVQFFFICTFVGAESLLLAVMAYDRFVAVCNPLLYTVAMSQKRCAMLVVGSYAWGVACSLTLTCYVLKLSFHGFNTINHFFCESSSLLSLSCSDTFINQLLLFIFATFNEISTLLIILTSYVSIVVTILKMRSASGRRKAFSTCASHLTAITIFHGTVLFLYCVPNSKNSRHTVKVASVFYTVVNPMLNPLIYSLRNKEVKDAIRKVMYKKVPFHSSDLR, from the coding sequence ATGTCACTCTCAGACAGAAATAGAAGCGGAGCCACATTTATGCTCTCGGGCTTCTCAGATTCCCCCCAACTCCAAGTCCCTCTCTTCTTGATTTTTCTGGCCATCTACAGTGTCACTGTTGTAGGAAATCTTGGGATGATCATAATCATCAAAACTAACCCCAAActgcacacccccatgtactttttcctcagcCACCTCGCGTTTGTGGATTTCTGCTATTCCTCTACTGTTGCCCCCAAGACTCTCCTGAACCTAATAGTAAAAGACAGAACCATCTCATTTTCAGGATGTGCAGTacaattctttttcatttgtacCTTTGTGGGGGCTGAATCTCTGTTGTTAGCTGTGATGGCATATGACCGCTTTGTGGCCGTTTGTAACCCTCTGCTCTACACAGTTGCCATGTCCCAGAAACGCTGTGCCATGCTGGTGGTGGGATCCTATGCGTGGGGAGTGGCATGTTCTTTGACACTCACGtgctatgttttaaaattatcttttcatggcttcaaCACAATCAATCACTTTTTCTGTGAGTCCTCCTCACTGCTGTCCCTCTCTTGCTCTGACACTTTTATCAACCAgttgcttcttttcatttttgccacCTTTAATGAGATAAGCACACTGCTCATCATCCTCACGTCTTATGTGTCCATTGTTGTCACCATCCTCAAGATGCGCTCAGCCAGTGGGCGCcgcaaagccttctccacctgtgcctcccacctaaCCGCCATCACCATCTTCCACGGGACCGTCCTCTTCCTCTACTGTGTGCCCAACTCCAAAAACTCCAGACACACAGTCAAAGTGGCCTCTGTGTTTTACACAGTCGTCAATCCCATGCTGAACCCTCtgatctacagcctgaggaataAAGAAGTGAAGGATGCCATAAGGAAAGTAATGTACAAAAAAGTCCCATTTCATTCAAGTGATCTCAGATGA